The following is a genomic window from Scytonema millei VB511283.
AATGCTACACCGCAAGATTTATCAACTGTGTTGCGATGGGCGTGAAGTATGTATCTTCTTGCGGGATCAGCAACGCTGGATCGAGAAAGCCCGCATCATCGATATCGAAGGCGATTTAGTCACCCTCAGATATGAAACTGAAGAAGAGGACGAAATCTGTTCTTGGGAGGAGATGGTTCGCCTAGAAAGCATTGGTGCAGTGACTCAGAAGCTAGCTTCTGTACCGCGAGGCAATGCCGAACCCTTAGTTTCTGACGACTGCCCCGAAGCAGAGCGCATTCGCAATCGCTTTACTGATTCTAATCCTGAATAAGTTCTAATTTGTAGAGGCGTTTAATAAAACGCCTTTACTTATTTTATTCTTTTATTCGTCTTGGCGTTCGTAGGCAGGGCAGTAGCCATCAGGTGTAACCTTGAAGCCAAACAAGGGAGACTCTGGGTTCCAACAGCGCTGTCCGCGCTGGAACTTGCAGGTAGCGCAGCAGTTCAAATCCGTCCAGGCTAAGCGATCGCCATTTTGGTTCATCAACTCGCGGGGCGACAAGCCCCGCAAAACTAAGTCTTCACCTTGCCAGCGAGCTTCCACTAAGCCTGTATCGGCAAAATTGCGCCAGCGAGGATCGGCGGTAATGGCATCAGGCAGGGTAATAGTTACGACAGTACCTAATTCGTTAAGTTCTCCTTCATAATTCGTTTCTGGAGCCGCTGGTTGAACGAAAACATCGCCGATGGGTAAATCGACGAGCGTGCCAACGGCTGGAGAATGTAAGTGGTAGCGGTTGCGTAATTCTTCCAGGCTAGCTAAGTCAGCTAGATAAGTTGGTGCGCCATGAACGAAAATTACGTGCTTCGGTCGCAGGTTGTGTATGAGCTGAGTCGTGCCAGGACCATCGCTGTGCTGTGCTAGCAAGTAGGTTTCTACCTCTACCAGGGGTGAGGAGTGAGGAGTGAGGAGTGAGGGTTGAAACTCGTTAGGATGACCAGGATTTTCAGGTAGAAGAACTAACCAGGGTCCCGTGTTGGGTTGGCAGTATTGACTTAAATCGGTAACATTATCTGCGATCGCGATACAGGGCGATTGACCGACAATTCCTCGCTGTTCGGGTGGTAGACGGCGGACTCGCGGGCGTACCTTTTCATCCCAAAATAAAGATTGATGTTTGGCAAAGTTTTGTACTGCCGTGGGGAAATGGGGTAGTAAGTCTAAATAAGCATCGCAGCCCTGAGCTACACTGCCATCAACCCAAATATCGAGATTGCGTCCAGTAAAGTTATGATGGCTGCGCAACAGCATGAGAATTTCCTGACCTAAACCTAGAGTCGATGTAGGCAAAAGGACAGAATACGAACTGGCGATCGCCCGATTAATTCTTTCAGCCAGTTGATTTTCTTGGTTGCGACGATGCGGATGACGTGCCGTGC
Proteins encoded in this region:
- a CDS encoding DUF6679 family protein, whose amino-acid sequence is MLHRKIYQLCCDGREVCIFLRDQQRWIEKARIIDIEGDLVTLRYETEEEDEICSWEEMVRLESIGAVTQKLASVPRGNAEPLVSDDCPEAERIRNRFTDSNPE
- a CDS encoding MBL fold metallo-hydrolase, translated to MSDRMSASSMPVGEANSELECFPYGVKHGDEGVCLMVKMGPYRILLDCGLTDISVLQSDLEQSKSNGLPVATNLPVDLVLCSHAHPDHAKGLLSLHRTFPQLPIYASEATTRLLPLNWLDDDGKMPQFCQALPWRSPVEFQDGLTAELYPAGHLPGAAAILLTYATGRRTYTVFYTGDFFLSNSRLVEGLPLEELRGLEPDVLIIEGTYGTARHPHRRNQENQLAERINRAIASSYSVLLPTSTLGLGQEILMLLRSHHNFTGRNLDIWVDGSVAQGCDAYLDLLPHFPTAVQNFAKHQSLFWDEKVRPRVRRLPPEQRGIVGQSPCIAIADNVTDLSQYCQPNTGPWLVLLPENPGHPNEFQPSLLTPHSSPLVEVETYLLAQHSDGPGTTQLIHNLRPKHVIFVHGAPTYLADLASLEELRNRYHLHSPAVGTLVDLPIGDVFVQPAAPETNYEGELNELGTVVTITLPDAITADPRWRNFADTGLVEARWQGEDLVLRGLSPRELMNQNGDRLAWTDLNCCATCKFQRGQRCWNPESPLFGFKVTPDGYCPAYERQDE